ACTCCATGAATCCTTCACTCGAAAATAAACAAATAGCCGTTTAAATGTGGACACAAAATTGTTGCTTAATGCAGCCACCAAATCATCTTACCCAGGTCTAGAACATGGACATCATTAAGGTAGGTAGCAGTCTGCCGTCCACCAAATATGATCAACTTCTGTGACATCAGTGTGGCTGAGTGTCTGTTTGATACAAATATTAAGCATTGGTATCAAtacttaaaaaaggaaaatttaaCCCATATTTGTTTGACTGAATTCACCTGTAGTCATTTTGAAAAGAAGACTGACCCAAATCGAGGCAGAGGTTTGTGCCCATCCACAATCGGCTGGTACCAGAGTTCAAACTCTGGGTTGAAGATGTACAGAGCATTACTGCAGGATTTATCCACAGAAGAACGGCTTGGCTTAACTCCACCGAAGACAAAAAGCTCTTTCTTATAAAAGGCTGCAGAATGATATGCCACATTTGGAACATCCCCTTTcgcctaaaaaaaaataaaaaaggggggggCATTTCCTATAACTGTATTTGATAAACCGAAAACTGCAACATGTTAGTAACTAGCAACAAACCCACGGTGACAAGCTTCCACTTCCAGGTCAGTGTGTCAAGGATGTACAGCTCGTTGTAGCGCTGACCCTCCCTCAGGCCACCATACACATAGACAGACTTAGAGTCAAGGTCATAGGTCGCAGAGTGTCCTCGGGCACAGGATGGTACAGGTCCAGAGGCAGAGGAGTTCATGGGGAACCAGAagtcattgtctggaaagaagTCAAGAAGGAAACTTAATGTGGAAAAAGACATGAGTTAGATTTTACAGCTTCCTATTTTGTCTTAATTCCTCCTTAGGTTGTAGTAAGCAATACATGACCACACAAGTAATTTAACAAACTCCACTGACCCAACTCGAGCTTCCACAGCGAGTCCTTGCAGCAGTTTTGATCAGTGGTCTCCCCTCCGATGAGGATGGCTGTGTCAAAGTCACTCAGACACATCGTATGGCTGCAGCGCTTTGATGGACACACTGAAACTAAATCCCAATCTCTGTCAAAACCCAGTTTGTGCATTCAGAAGCCACCACAGTGGTAATATTTCTGACCTTCTCTGTTGTCAGTCTTTATCTGCACAGTCATTTCTTCTTTGCTGTTCATCCTGGACAGTCTCCTTTTCTTGGGGGATGAAGCCTGGTCTATGTCCTCTCCGAGACTGTCTGTGTCCTCAGAGCTCAATGTCAGGTGGCCTCTCTTACGAATAACTCTCCATCTGGGCGTCTTATCCTTTTAGTTGCATAGAGTATATCACAGGATAAGTCACTTACCTTACATGCAGACATTAATATACTCTTAAGCATGACTCTTACCGTGGGCCAAACCAGGGGTTTATCATTTCCCATTGTGGAATCAGTGATATCAGCTTTGTTAACTTGAATATCAGCATAGCTGTCACCCAAGTGTGAGGAGTTGAGCGTTATCTGCAAGGCATGACAGTAATGAAATGTGGCCACAAATGCAGATAACTGCAAACAACTGTAACCCTATTCACCTCACCGTTTCATTTCCAGCGCTTTGGTGTAACGTGCAAGAGAGATCAGTGGCATCATGCTGGTCTTGGAACAGTAACTTCCCTCGAACGAGAGGAGTACTGCTGAAGACACTGGCTTTATCCTGTGGCTGGTCACAAGTCTTTGCatgaaacaaaacagtgacaatATGATCCGAGAAGCCCATGGAGCATGCCTATCCTGGAAAGTTTAACTATAACCAATATTGTTAGTATCATTATCAGGTACATGACACAGCAGGTTTTGTGCAACATTAATGGGGGACAGTTAATACAAACCCTCCTACCTCTCTACAGACTGTGAGCACAATCTTGCCATAAACTCCTCTCCTGCCTCTCTCTGCTGCCACTGTAACGATGTCAGTGCTCCAGTCACCCTCCCACGTCAAGCACCTGATTGAGTtcaaagtcaattttttttggtaccaatttagacttttttttgctAATGCTTTTATTCTCCACATACCTGGCTTGAGCTGACAGAGTCCCAATTTTCTGGGCCGGTACTTCTGCACTGACCAGAACATCTACCGAGATTGTTGTCTCGATGCATTTCCATTCTCCAAGACCAAAGATGACCAGGTGTTTGGGAAGAGGCAGTGGGATGTGGACTTGAAAGCAACTTCGGTTGGATTTGCTGCGGTGGGTGAGAACCGGACAACATTGAATAGTGTTagtgtgaaaacataatgtgtgCAGGTTCTACTAATAAAAGGCCTACCTGATGAACTGGCGGGGAGCGTCACGCAAGGAACAAAGGACGTAAAAATTCAGCTTCCCCATGTTGTTGCAGGTCGCCTGGTCAAGAAGTTTAGAGTACAAGCagtagcagctagcagctagcaaaACTGTGGTGCACTGTGGACCTCCGGTAATCacttctgattggctgattcGAGCTCGAGGCCGTTTTGAAAACGCACAGCTGAGACCGCAGaacaattaatttattaattagaCTCCCAGGAACCAGGAACCAACACACTCAGTTTAAACCAGTTTTTTtccttattgtttattttttaccttttaatatattttgtctGATTAATAGCTTGCGTAACCTACGTGGAATTTCGGAAAGCGGTCAGTTTCCTTTTTACCAGTAGATTTCATTTTTCTATGGGAAAAACATAGATCGCAGCTACATTTGGAGAAAAGTATGCTTTATCAATGGTAATTTAGCCTGAGTTAAGTTATTGTTTTATTAACTGAttgatagaaaataaaataagattttttaaacaaatgactgGCGATTGAAGAAACGGTTTAACGGTCCAATTGTAATATATtgtaat
Above is a genomic segment from Etheostoma spectabile isolate EspeVRDwgs_2016 chromosome 20, UIUC_Espe_1.0, whole genome shotgun sequence containing:
- the zgc:163014 gene encoding rab9 effector protein with kelch motifs isoform X3, which codes for MGKLNFYVLCSLRDAPRQFISKSNRSCFQVHIPLPLPKHLVIFGLGEWKCIETTISVDVLVSAEVPAQKIGTLSAQARCLTWEGDWSTDIVTVAAERGRRGVYGKIVLTVCREDKASVFSSTPLVRGKLLFQDQHDATDLSCTLHQSAGNETITLNSSHLGDSYADIQVNKADITDSTMGNDKPLVWPTDKTPRWRVIRKRGHLTLSSEDTDSLGEDIDQASSPKKRRLSRMNSKEEMTVQIKTDNREVSVCPSKRCSHTMCLSDFDTAILIGGETTDQNCCKDSLWKLELDNDFWFPMNSSASGPVPSCARGHSATYDLDSKSVYVYGGLREGQRYNELYILDTLTWKWKLVTAKGDVPNVAYHSAAFYKKELFVFGGVKPSRSSVDKSCSNALYIFNPEFELWYQPIVDGHKPLPRFGHSATLMSQKLIIFGGRQTATYLNDVHVLDLGFMEYTAVKCGNMPPLPRGFHAALPVSDNRILVSGGCSAIGALQDVHIFNTDTNVWSSVVSPLLCSKPRAGHSMINLSSSILTDAERHEQGENVSVHCTLLVFGGSDSSGTFYNDTVKCTVAIPADK
- the zgc:163014 gene encoding rab9 effector protein with kelch motifs isoform X2; the protein is MGKLNFYVLCSLRDAPRQFISKSNRSCFQVHIPLPLPKHLVIFGLGEWKCIETTISVDVLVSAEVPAQKIGTLSAQARCLTWEGDWSTDIVTVAAERGRRGVYGKIVLTVCREPQDKASVFSSTPLVRGKLLFQDQHDATDLSCTLHQSAGNETITLNSSHLGDSYADIQVNKADITDSTMGNDKPLVWPTDKTPRWRVIRKRGHLTLSSEDTDSLGEDIDQASSPKKRRLSRMNSKEEMTVQIKTDNREVSVCPSKRCSHTMCLSDFDTAILIGGETTDQNCCKDSLWKLELDNDFWFPMNSSASGPVPSCARGHSATYDLDSKSVYVYGGLREGQRYNELYILDTLTWKWKLVTAKGDVPNVAYHSAAFYKKELFVFGGVKPSRSSVDKSCSNALYIFNPEFELWYQPIVDGHKPLPRFGHSATLMSQKLIIFGGRQTATYLNDVHVLDLGFMEYTAVKCGNMPPLPRGFHAALPVSDNRILVSGGCSAIGALQDVHIFNTDTNVWSSVVSPLLCSKPRAGHSMINLSSSILTDAERHEQGENVSVHCTLLVFGGSDSSGTFYNDTVKCTVAIPADK
- the zgc:163014 gene encoding rab9 effector protein with kelch motifs isoform X1 — protein: MGKLNFYVLCSLRDAPRQFISKSNRSCFQVHIPLPLPKHLVIFGLGEWKCIETTISVDVLVSAEVPAQKIGTLSAQARCLTWEGDWSTDIVTVAAERGRRGVYGKIVLTVCRETCDQPQDKASVFSSTPLVRGKLLFQDQHDATDLSCTLHQSAGNETITLNSSHLGDSYADIQVNKADITDSTMGNDKPLVWPTDKTPRWRVIRKRGHLTLSSEDTDSLGEDIDQASSPKKRRLSRMNSKEEMTVQIKTDNREVSVCPSKRCSHTMCLSDFDTAILIGGETTDQNCCKDSLWKLELDNDFWFPMNSSASGPVPSCARGHSATYDLDSKSVYVYGGLREGQRYNELYILDTLTWKWKLVTAKGDVPNVAYHSAAFYKKELFVFGGVKPSRSSVDKSCSNALYIFNPEFELWYQPIVDGHKPLPRFGHSATLMSQKLIIFGGRQTATYLNDVHVLDLGFMEYTAVKCGNMPPLPRGFHAALPVSDNRILVSGGCSAIGALQDVHIFNTDTNVWSSVVSPLLCSKPRAGHSMINLSSSILTDAERHEQGENVSVHCTLLVFGGSDSSGTFYNDTVKCTVAIPADK